The Mauremys reevesii isolate NIE-2019 linkage group 7, ASM1616193v1, whole genome shotgun sequence genome includes the window CCAAGGATACAGAGCGAAGCAAAGAGGCAATTAGCGCAATGCATGCCCAGCACCGACGTCACCTGAGTTCCAACCCCGCTGCTCCCAGGGAAGCCAAGGGGGAGcgccgcccccacccccttttaGAGGTGATCAGTGTGTTTGCACAGtggatggcagaggcagggctgaACAGGTGGAGGAAGGCACACAGACAAGCCCTGCATGGCACTgcacctccctgctcctgccctgggacGCCGTGTCCTAGCTGCCAGGGAGAGGGATCCTGGAAGCCTGTGTGTCCCTCGCAGCTCCTGCACCTGGCTACGCCTGCTTTGCTGGCAGGACCGTGACATTACAGCACATCACTGTGAACACTTCCCTTGCAGAGTAATTCCCGGCCAGCAGCTCCTGGACACCTGGGCCTGCCCAGCCAGGCACCTCAGGCCTTCATGGTTGCTGCGAGAGAGAAAAACGTTAATGAGCTGGGACAAGATGCTGCGTTTGCTTGGGTGCATGTATTGGACTGGCTGACGCTGCTGCAGGGTGCGAAGGAGAGGCaggatgggggagcagggctcATAGTGCTGAGTTTTAGAGAATCCAGCCCCGTGCAGCAGCCAGTCACACCTGAGGCTCTGCCCCGTTCACTTGACAATGTGTGATTGTCATTAGCACCCACGGCAGCAGCCTGGCCAAGGGCACAGAAGGGCCAAAGAGGAGCCGGACGCAGCTGGCTGGGTTCTGAAGCACCATTTTACTGAAGGACGGCAAGGCCAGATCGCCCGCTCCCATTTCACTTCACTGAAGAGTTTGATTTTGGCCTGTTTCCTCGTAAGAGTGGGACACTACCACTGCCCTTCCCTGAACAGCGGCGTCCGAGTATACACAGCACGCGGGGCACCATCTGCCCAGCAACTGGCCACGCTGCACACACACTTCACTCCCAGCACAAGGGGACCAGTTGTTTCAGATTCACAACACAAGCAGCATGTGGGGTTCCCTCCTGCAGGTGATCCCAttcccaggctgacagcaggggcggcaggctggtAGGAAATGGCCCGCTGGCTCTGGGGCCTAGCACTCTGCTGGAATGGGGCTGGCCTGGATTGACACCAAAGAGAAGATCCGTGGCCAAGCCGGTGGCTCCAGTCCAAGCAGAAGCAGCCAGTCACGCTGCAGCAATGGAAGGTCTCTCACAAGGCTGCTCGGCAACGATGGACAGTTCCCCCGGCCCATCGGAAATGCTGCAGGCAGAGAGGACGCCAGTGTCTCTCCAGACACTAACTGCACCGCTTGGTAAACTCCAGGTGCCAACGGACGTCCCTGGCACGCTGTGGCCGGAGGCGGGTTTCCAAGTGCTCTGGGTGCCCCcaggagtggggagaggagcaTGGCTGTTGGCATGTCACTGCAGCACTGCGTGCCTGGCTTTGCCTCTGGGGAAGGCCCCAGCCGCCCTCTGCGGAGCCCTGTGTGCAGCTACAGGAACTGAACGGGATCATTAAGACTCCACAGGAGGCACAGGCCAGGGGATATGAAGGGATTCCTCAGGGCAAGGGCTAATTGCCGCTGAGGGGAACTTGCTTTGGATGCTCATGCTGGGAGGAGACGCGCTCCTCGATCGACacggcctgggcagggctctgggcgCGAGCGCTGCAGAGCCCAGAGGCACATCAGCTCCCCGCAAagcccccagccgcccctccaCAGCGCCACGCCCGCCCGGTGCCCACACGGCCCGACCAGCTCAAGGAAAAGCTGCCTGCAAAGGGAGCTCTCTGGTGCTTCCCAGCCTGCGCTGAGCACAATCCCCCAGCCGCTCACGCCATGTCCAGGAGCCAAACAGGCCTGGCAGCCACCACAGCCGGCTTCCTTGGGTTCCCCTAATCCCAGCTCCTTGCTTCTGCAGCAGCCGGAGGGGCCCCCTCTCGGCAGCAAGGGAGCTGTGCTGGCAGAGCTCAGGGCCAGGGTATTACACACTGACCCAGAGGCTGGGCTGAGCCGCTCCTGGGGCACAGCCCAGGGGAGCAATACTGGCCCCTCGGCCCCGCCCAGCACAGCTTAGCAAGCCACGCGCTGCACCCCCGGGGAAGGAACAGTAGGGGCAGGGACAATCTGCCACAGGGCACTGTCGCTACCTGCTGGAAGGTGCCCCCCGACCACAGGGGTTCCAAacacactggtctacaattttttagaagtcgtctgcttcagaaataaaatgtgctatttattatgtattttgatgtgctgaattcaaatatgacaattaaaacggattggctactgtttctcaaagaagttcacgaatctgaggaccaacaaagacaccttcctttatcttagcttcacttaaccttggaaattttccacggaggtacttgaaaaaACTTGTGTTTTGTCactggccttgacaaagttcttcatcagacccagcttgatgtgtaagggtggtaacaaaatcttccttgattcaacaagtggtggatgctgaacacttttcctcccaggctccaatgactgtcggagtggccaacctttcttgatgtagtgggaatctcttgcacgactatcccattcgcagagaaaacagcagtactttgtgcgtccagtctgcagaccaagcaagagagcaacaaccttcaaatcgccacaaagctgccacggatgttggtcatagtttatgcacctcaaaagttgtttcatgttgtcataggtttccttcatatggactgcatgaccaactggaattgatggcaaaacattgccattatgcagtaaaacagctttaagactcgtcttcgatgaatcaatgaacagtctccactcatctggattgtgaacgatgttgagggctgccatcacaccatcgatgttgttgcaggctacaagatcaccttccatgaagaagatgggacaagatccttttgacggtcacggagcatggaaaccctaacatcacctgccaggagattccactgctatagtctggagcccaacagctctgccttactcttgggtagttccaaatccctgacaaggtcattccgttcaccttgtgttatgaggtgtggttcagaggaggaggatgggagaaaatgtgggtcctgtgacattgatggttcaggaccagaagtttcatcctcttcctcgtctgactcaagtgagaatgattctggtgcatcaggaaccggcagtccttctccgtggggtactgggcgtatagctgagggaatgtttggataatgcacaatccactttttcttctttgacacacctttcccaactggaggcaccatgcagaagtaacaattgctggtatgatctgttggttctctccaaatcattggcactgcaaaaggcatagacttccttttcctgttcaaccactggcgaagatttgttgcacaagtgttgcagcatatgtgtggggcccacctcttgtcctgatctccaattttgcagccaaaataaaggtgataggctttcttaaccatagtggttatactgcgcttttgtgatgcaaaagtcacttcaccacaaacatagcagaagttatctgcactgttcacacaagtacgaggcatcacactttggctaaacagaaatgtgtccctttgcaaaatcaaacactgataaataagagagcatgacactgtatgatttctagagctgatatagggcaattggttcagcttcgttatgattgcatcatccatgacttctaggaataacatgatgcaattcatatcatgtatgatgcgataccagcttcagattgcgtcattcattgttttgcctaaaaagcaagtactgtccaaacccattcatagatttattcatagatccagtcaaagatggattttagtcatttctggtttaaattgagatcccttccctttataactcacttatcctccgctattcccaagtcaagggtcgtatatactgacccaatagcataacttgaaaactagagccaaccaacaattttaagcatcattttcattctcagtgacccagaattagtaaagtttgactccatttatttcagaagcattttggctgtagagcagtgacaTCAGCATCACTTGAAACCCTGCACAACGAATACACTCACTTCTCTAGGACACAAGGCTGAACTTGGTCAAACTGCAGGTGCCAAAGCAGCCTGGCCCCACTCATCAGCTCTGCCAGAAACTCAGGCCCGTGCGTGGAGCTTCCCCCCAGTGCTACAGGCAGGGGAGAGaaaccctcctcctctcccccaaggCAGGCACTGGGTGTCTCCCCATTCGTGGGGGTTTTCACACACCCACTGGCCACAGAGAGCACTAAATGAGGAGCCTGTGGGGGGAAATGGCACTGGGCACAGGACTCACACTGCAGATTTTCAAccaaacctctgaaaatcagatcctcCCCCCTTTCACCGACCTGCGCAGACACATGCTGCTTTCCCTGCAAGAACACGGCCTCCCTAACACAAAGCAGGAAGTGCAGGGGCCCCTACCCCGGGTGCAGCCAACTCAGGCAGGGGAAACACAAACTGCCTCCTGGCAGGTAAGTAAAAGCGGAAATGATTCCCCAGGAAGGTGGGTAAGCACAGCCCTCGGCAGAGCATTAATCCACACAGCACAAGCGCTGCTGAGCGTGCTGACTCTCCCGGGACCAGCACCGCCAGACTAGGTGGTCTACACAAAAGCAGACTGAAAACCACCTGTGTGCAGGGCACTGCAGTGTTACACATTCAGCACTTACTGGATCAGTTCCTGATACGGCCCTGTGGCTGCCCAAAATGCCAGTCAATCAGTAAAGAACGATCCCGCAGACCCTTACACCTCTGTGCCAACCCAGCCCCTACGGGCAGGAAGGGTTAACCCCAGGCCTAAGGGCACAGAATGCAGCCCTAAAGGCCACGCCACCTCTCCTGAGCGCCCATCCCCTCAACTCCAGCAACCCTCACACTGGGGTCCGCGGCTACCACAACCACCCGTGGCATGGAGCTGGATTCCCTCCAGCAGGGCCCCAAGGGCTGTCTGCAGCCCCCCTTGAAACAAAGGGGAAGGGGTTGGCAAGGGGGGTTTCTGCATTCCCCACCTGCGCTGGACCAACCCCGAGCACCCCTCTGCACTGCCATCTCGCTCGCTCGCTCGGACACCTACCTGCTCTGCGGGATTCTGGGCAGGACGAAGGTATTGCCGTGCCTATCGCTGACACACACAACCTCACGCATACTCCACCGACCAAGCCAGGGGAGAGCTCCAGCGGCTTCCAGCTCTCCCAGGAACCGGGCTGCCACGTCCCACCGCCCCCACCCCTTGCAGGAGAACCTGGGTGGACCCCCTTTTCCACACATTGTAGGAACTCATGAGCGGGTGTGAAGGCAACAAGCCGCGTTTGACGTGTGCAGTCGCAGGGAGAGAGCGGCGTGAGCCGCCTCAGGGACACGGAGATTTCGGGAGCTGAGCcatgtggggaggagggcagcagaGTGCTGCAGCAGGTAACGCACccgggggagccccagctgctcacctcTCGGGAGCGGCTCAGCATACGCTGAAGGAAGAGACCTAGGCCTGGGTATAAGCAGGTGCATGtctcactggcttcaatgggagctggagtcGCTGCTGCAGGTTCCTAGAAGCTGCCTGAGAGCAAAGCCGGCCAATGCACTGCTGTGGCCAGAAGAGGAGATAATGCTGCAGCACCtttagagaggagaggaggcggaACAGAGCGCTCCCAGCAGGCTGGGGTTCTGAGCCCTCTCCCGACGGGGAAGACCCACTGGAGGGCAGCCTATTCCTCTGCCTGCTTGAAagccagggagggagctgagcatagggaagggagggaaatggGAAAGACAGTGATCAAACAGCCCCCGCTCACCCAGTGCCGCTCCTGCAGTGGGAACACTGCAAAATTCAAACACAAGGGCTGTGAAAACAACGagtgaaaaggaaacatttccaTCCTATAGCCACCCCGGGGCAGCCACTGAAGGTCacgtccgggggggggggggggagcacctgGCCAGCGATGGCATTAGCAGCTAGCAACTCCTGACAGCACgactgctgtggggctgggggggcagctgTGCCTCTTGAATGGTGCTCCAGATTGGCCGGAATTGCCAATTGCATGTGAACTAGTGTAAAATTCCGACTGTCAGTGCTGGATGGGGTGTGACCATCGCCCTGCAGAGACAGCCTTCGTCATCTCGCTCTTGACTGACAGGGAGTCTCGAGCCAGAGACCATGAAAACAGAAAGGGGCATTTTCCCCCCTTCTCCGGAGGAGAATCGACCCAAAGTGCTGAGGCTGTTTGTGGGAGGGCCCCGGCTCTCATTACCGGGTGGCCCTGTTTTGTTAACACACAAGCACACCAGAAGGTCGCACACTTTGTTGCATGCATTGACGACCTGTGTGTCCAATGAGGGAGCAGCATATTAAGCTATTGCCTATgatgcacaggcagcagcagggggcgtcAGAGAagctcctctgcctgcagcaccaaCTGGACCCCGGGGCCTGATCTCCCTTTCCCTTACACAGGCTTTTCCAGGTCCCCCAGCCACAGCCTTCTGCCAGCTGATGCCTAGAGCATCCTCCGGACGGCTCTGGGGTGCCGCAGCAGGGTGGATTCAGCCACCCCGGGCCATGGCGTGCAATGTCCCACCTGGCGTCGGCTGGCTCCACTCAGCTGCTCTTCCACGGCACACGGCGGCTGGCAGCTCTTGCTTCCTTGGAAAGCCAGCACCCTCCATAGAAGGCAGAACCAACTGTACCCAGTGAAGGCTCTGCCTTCAGATCACACCCAGCAACGCAACTGCGATAAGCATATTCCCAGCCTGTACCTGCCAGACTTCCCCAgtgaggagggaaggaggcaCCTACCCCTTGTTTTCTCATGCTCCCCTGAACATAGAACTAAGCACGGAGACTCCAAGCAGAGAAAGATTTTATACCCTGCAGCAGATCATCACCCTAAAATCCCAGAAGAGCTGGCAAATCTGAAATCCAGGATGAGAAATAAATATACAGTGGCTTAACCCCGCGCAAACCACTCCCCAGAAACTAATACCTTATTCTCTTGAAATGTTAAAAAATTGCTGGAAACTCCTTTgatgaagctgctgctgctgtgctctggTTCTCAGCCATACACATTCCCCTGGAGCCAGCAGAACATTAGCAACACTCGATACATTCAGAAGCACAGTGGGCGAGTTCTCAACCTAACCCGCAAGTCACTGGAATGTCCAGCAGCACTCAAGTGATGACGCTCTGGCCAGGAAATATTCAGTATCCGCTGATGGGCAGCCCCAGATCTTGGGTCGACAACCAGCCACAAATTCATTGCTTAAGTTAACGGACGGGGCCTGACAGCACCTTTCCCGCGGCGTCTTTGGAAGCAAACCCGCAGGAAGCATTTAGTATTTCTGCTAACAGCGAAAGGGGCGGCAGACAGACTCAGAGCGAACAGCCCAATCAGCCCTCCCCTACGTTCCATTTTCTTTGCCGAGGTCACCTGAGCAGGACAGAGCTACGAGCTGGTAAGCCTCCATCCAGCATGGTGTTTCCAGAGACAAATGTGTGGCTGTAATTCTGCCTGCTTCTGAGCTTCTCAAGAGAGCCCAGAACAGACAGGTAAGAACACTGACGATGGGAAAGAAACCCTGGCACCTTTCGACAAAAGACTGACTGAAGGGTGAACCCAGCTCCAGAGGGGCGGAGGAGACGTGTCTTCAGACAGTGCcagggcactgtgtgtgtgtagatagatagatatagaatAAAGTTATAAAATTTGATCAAAATAAAACTAATAAATGTACAGCTTGAAAAAGAGCAAAACATCACAGTGCATGAACGTCAGGAGAAAGTCCGGCGCTCCTCACTGCACAGACATACGCTCCAGCACGTTCAGAAAAGCACAGCACAGAACGCTAGCACCTGGCTTCGCTCAGCTCACCATGGGGGCTGGGAGTCGTTGTCCTGGATTTCTAAACACGGCTTTGTACTCGCGCAGTCCAACTCTGCAGAACGTTGCCAGGCAGCCAGCAACAGCTGCGGAGCAAGGTGCCCAAAGTCTGCAGGTCCCGGCTGTGATACTGCTGCCGGACACTAGAGAATGAAAGTGGCTCTTACACATCTCCACAGCCTGGCAGCTGGTTCACACTTACGTATTTAAGAGAAAAGTGACAAAAGGAAGGAACTCAGGGGACATTGTGAGAGGGGGACAATGGCTGAATTCTGATCAcaggggacaggttaaccctaaggatcTTCTGTGCTCTCCTCCTCACTTCTTCGTCTGACGACGAGCTGTCCACCTTAATGGCCCGGGATCTCAGCAGGTTCAAAGTGCTCTGACCTAGTTCAGGTTTATTCAtggcatttttcttcttcttcttctgtggTGCTTCTTTCACCTCCTCGGCTCTTTTCCTTTTCTGCCCAACAGTCTCCTGACTACTGCTGTCTTTCCATTCAGTTCTCCCCCCCGGAACTTCCTTGGCTTTATTTGTAAAGGCCTTGGTCTGTGACCCCCCACTGCAACACTGAGATGAGCTGCCTGTAATCCTCCCATTCAGGATTGCAGATGCTTTGCAACCATTGCTCTCCTTTAGCACCCCACCTTGAGTTCCCTTCAGAAGCGTTACAGCTAGAGCGGGAGAATCTGGCGCTTTCGTAACTACGTGTTTGTAGCCTTTGAGGTCTACCTGCCCCGCGGGTAGCTTAGCGTTCTGCCTTGAGGCACCCGACGCCTTGAGAAGCTTCAGGTCCGAGGGGGAGATCCCAAGATGCCCCTCTTTGTATTTGGACTCCAGACAGGATGCTGTGGCTTTCAGTGGGACCAAGGCTTCCAGCACGACAGAGAGTCTCATGGCTGGATACACATCAGGGTACATATTAGCTGGGAAGCCCATTGCTGAGGCCTTCGATGTGCCTGACCGTGTCTCTTTCAGCGAGTTCAGCAGCAGGTTTGTGGCCCTCCCTTTAGAGACAGGCTTGGTGCGAACGTTAGGAGAGCCGACCGACACCTCCGCACGTGTCCCAGGCGCCTCTGCTGTCACGGCAGGGCTTCTAACCGGAGCGTTAGTACAGTCAGAGACAGCAGCGCCTGGGTTTGAATTGTCGGGTGTCTGGCTGGGAGTAGCCGCCGTGCAGGAGCTGTACCCATAAACATCCTTGCTCCTTAAGACTGTGGGCTGGTAGCCTTCCTCCTTGAGGCCTTGGAGAAAGGCCACCAGCTGGGTTTCGGTGTCTGAAAGGTCCTTGGACATGGGGTTGAAGACTCTGAGAGCTTCCTCCAGGGCTTTCTGTCCTGCAGAAGAGATTCTTGACCAAGAATGGACAGCTTTTTCTTCCGCATTGTTCACCTCAATATTCATGGCATTAGGGCAGTAGGCACTTCCAATAGGTCCAAATTCCTTGAAAACCAGCGCTGGACACCTCAAAGGGAAAGAGAAGACAGTTAGCACAACCCAAACACCAATCTCCAGGCTTCTAAGGGAAGGCTATGGAGAACCCTCTGAGA containing:
- the LOC120369479 gene encoding coiled-coil domain-containing protein 71-like gives rise to the protein MKEIHSGAVHLGNPPCAANTLGSSRLDWHNKPSRCPALVFKEFGPIGSAYCPNAMNIEVNNAEEKAVHSWSRISSAGQKALEEALRVFNPMSKDLSDTETQLVAFLQGLKEEGYQPTVLRSKDVYGYSSCTAATPSQTPDNSNPGAAVSDCTNAPVRSPAVTAEAPGTRAEVSVGSPNVRTKPVSKGRATNLLLNSLKETRSGTSKASAMGFPANMYPDVYPAMRLSVVLEALVPLKATASCLESKYKEGHLGISPSDLKLLKASGASRQNAKLPAGQVDLKGYKHVVTKAPDSPALAVTLLKGTQGGVLKESNGCKASAILNGRITGSSSQCCSGGSQTKAFTNKAKEVPGGRTEWKDSSSQETVGQKRKRAEEVKEAPQKKKKKNAMNKPELGQSTLNLLRSRAIKVDSSSSDEEVRRRAQKILRVNLSPVIRIQPLSPSHNVP